The window CCCCGACGGCATCCCGGATCCCGAGAACCACCTCCTCGATCATCTTGGGGAAAAGACCTTATGAATCCCCGCGCTCTCCATCCTGAGCCCATCGCCTGCGAGCCCATTAGAGATAAAATACCAACAATGCGAACAGCGCGATCACCACCATAAAGTAAAGCAGCGGCGGCTTCATCACCGCAGGGGGCATCCAGGGCAACAGGTCCATAATCGGGTTGTTCGGACCCGGGGGCTGAAGGATCTCCGGGAAGGGATAGCCGGCCCGGTGCAGGAAGAACAGGATCGAGCCGACGATCAGCCATCCGTTGAGCGCCCCCGCGGCGAAGCCGGCGATGATCTCGGTGCCTTTCTCCCGTTTCGCCCGGCCAGCCAGCTGAATGGAGAGCGCCGGGCCAGCATATCCAAAAATCGCGGCTATGGCGATCGCAGCGGTCTCAATGAAAAAACCGGTGGCCGGATCCCGGGTGAACGATTCCCATATCGCCGGTGCGAATTGTTGCAGCAGGCTGAAGAAGAACATAATCCCCACGATCGAAGCGCTGACCAGGATCTCCTTGGCCACCCCCCGCAAGGCTCCGATCAGGGCGAACAGGGCCACAAAGGCCCAGAAGACCGCGTGCAACGCGATCATCCCCCCCTCCCGACCCCGAATCCTGCCGGAATGGAACCGTGAGCTTTCATCCACCCCATCACCAGGGCCGCCAGGCGTTCCGCTGCCTCCGGCCGGGCCAGTGCCGCCATCCGCTGGCGCATCTCGCTCAAGCGACCCGGGCTGCGGAGAAGATCCCGCACCACCTCGCCCAGCCGTTCCTCGATCTCTTCATCCGGGACCATGACGGCACCCCCATGTCGGACCAGGTAGGCCGCATTGCGTTCCTGGTGGCGCCGCACGTAAGGATAGGGCACCAGCACCGCCGGCAATCCGAACAGGGGGAGCTCTCCCAGCGTGGAGGCTCCTGCCCGGCACACCGCCAGATCCGCCATGGCCAGCGCCTCCCCCATCTCTTCATCCAGATACGCGACCGGCTGGTAACGAGCCCGGCATTCGGGAGACAACACCGCTTGCCGTTGTTGCATCGCTTCCAGATCGGCAGGCCCGGTGAGGTGGAGGACCTGGGCCTCCGCTGTCAGCGCCTCCAGATGACGGGCGACCGCCCGATTCAACCGGCGGGCGCCCCGGCTTCCTCCAAACACCAGCACGACGGGAACCTCCGGGGTAAACCCCCAGCGGGCGAGTCCCCGCTGTCGGGCTTCCTCTCGGACCCGGGCTGCCTCCACCAGCGCCCGACGCACCGGGTATCCGGTGACCACCACCGATCGTCGCGGAAAGGCCTCCCCGGCTTCCGACGCGGTCACCGCCACCCAGGCCGCCAGACCGGCCAGGATGCGGACGGCCAGGCCAGGCTCGATGTCCGGCAGGTAAACCAGAATCGGGATCCTCCACCATGCCGCGGCGAGGGCGGCCGGGATCGATACGAAACCTCCGGTGGTGAACACCGCCTGGGGGCGTCGCCGACGCATCTCCCCCCAGGCCTGAACCGCTCCCCGAACCGTCCGCCAGAGCCCCTGCAATCCCCGACGCCAGCCCATCCCATACACCCCGCCCGCTTCCACGGGAAGGAAGGCATAACCGCGGGATGGAATCAGGCGGGCTTCCATCCCATCCCGCGCGCCGACCCAGATCAGCTCCAGATCCGGATCAGCGGCCTGAAGCGCCTCCGCGACGGCCAGCGCCGGGTAGATGTGCCCGCCGGTCCCGCCCGCGGCGATCCAGATCCTCATCCCCTCGCCTCCTGGCGACGCTGAGCAACATCCCCGCCCCCATCAGCTCGCTGAGCAGCGCGGAGCCGCCGTAACTGATAAAGGGGAAAGGGATCCCGGAAAAGGGGATCAGGCCGGTCAGCCCGCCGAGATGGATCAACCCCTGCCATGTGATCCACAGCGTCACCCCCAGCGCCAGCAGACCCCCAAAGGCATCACGGGCATGTCGAGCCGTGCGGAACCCCAGGAACACCCAGGCGCTCAGCAGGCCGATCACCCCGATCACCCCCGCAAATCCGAAGGCCTCCCCCACCACCGCAAAAGCGCTGTCCGAATGGGGAAGGGGAACCTGGCCGCTGAGGACATAGAGGCTCGCTCCCGGCCCCTTCCCGAAGAGACCCCCGGAACGGATCGCCTCCCGGACCACGCCCAGATGCCCTGAAGCGCCCTCCGGGGTTCTCAGGGCCTCCAGGTAATCCAGCAACCGCGCCATGGCGTGGGGATGGATCTGCACCAGCGCCCCGAACACCCCAGCCCCCAGCGCCAGCCCCAGCAGCACCTGAATCCAGGTGGCGCCCGAGGCCACAAACATCCAGGCGGCGACCATTCCGATTAACAGCCCCGTCCCCAGGTCCGGCTGCAGGAAGATGGGGATGACCACCGTGCTGAGCACCATCAGGAAGGGGATAAACCCCCGGCTGAGCTCCCGCAGGCGCTCGCCCTTGGTAGGCAACCAGGTGGCCAGATACAGGATGATGATCGGCTTGACGAACTCCGAAGGCTGGAAGGAGCCGCCCGAGAAGGCCCGTCGAGCGCCCAGGCGTTCCTCTCCCATAACCAGCACAGCGACCAGAGAGGCCACCCCCAGCAGCATCAGGGGGATGGAGAGCCGCTGGAGGCGGCGATAATCCACCCGCCACAGCCCCAGAAGGGCGAGAGCTCCCACCAGCGCGGCCCCGGCCTGACGCCGGACGAAATAAAACGGATCATTGAAGACCTGGCGCGCCAGATAGTAAGTGGCGCTGTAGACCAGCAGCAGGCCCGATAGCACCAGAACGGCCAGCAGGATCAGCAACCCCAGCTCCAGGGAGGTGATCC of the Thermoflexus sp. genome contains:
- a CDS encoding CvpA family protein, whose translation is MIALHAVFWAFVALFALIGALRGVAKEILVSASIVGIMFFFSLLQQFAPAIWESFTRDPATGFFIETAAIAIAAIFGYAGPALSIQLAGRAKREKGTEIIAGFAAGALNGWLIVGSILFFLHRAGYPFPEILQPPGPNNPIMDLLPWMPPAVMKPPLLYFMVVIALFALLVFYL
- a CDS encoding FtsW/RodA/SpoVE family cell cycle protein encodes the protein MTTARRRWYEQSVSQSGPLTLLPGITSLELGLLILLAVLVLSGLLLVYSATYYLARQVFNDPFYFVRRQAGAALVGALALLGLWRVDYRRLQRLSIPLMLLGVASLVAVLVMGEERLGARRAFSGGSFQPSEFVKPIIILYLATWLPTKGERLRELSRGFIPFLMVLSTVVIPIFLQPDLGTGLLIGMVAAWMFVASGATWIQVLLGLALGAGVFGALVQIHPHAMARLLDYLEALRTPEGASGHLGVVREAIRSGGLFGKGPGASLYVLSGQVPLPHSDSAFAVVGEAFGFAGVIGVIGLLSAWVFLGFRTARHARDAFGGLLALGVTLWITWQGLIHLGGLTGLIPFSGIPFPFISYGGSALLSELMGAGMLLSVARRRGDEDLDRRGRDRRAHLPGAGRRGGASGR
- the murG gene encoding undecaprenyldiphospho-muramoylpentapeptide beta-N-acetylglucosaminyltransferase translates to MRIWIAAGGTGGHIYPALAVAEALQAADPDLELIWVGARDGMEARLIPSRGYAFLPVEAGGVYGMGWRRGLQGLWRTVRGAVQAWGEMRRRRPQAVFTTGGFVSIPAALAAAWWRIPILVYLPDIEPGLAVRILAGLAAWVAVTASEAGEAFPRRSVVVTGYPVRRALVEAARVREEARQRGLARWGFTPEVPVVLVFGGSRGARRLNRAVARHLEALTAEAQVLHLTGPADLEAMQQRQAVLSPECRARYQPVAYLDEEMGEALAMADLAVCRAGASTLGELPLFGLPAVLVPYPYVRRHQERNAAYLVRHGGAVMVPDEEIEERLGEVVRDLLRSPGRLSEMRQRMAALARPEAAERLAALVMGWMKAHGSIPAGFGVGRGG